From the Flavobacteriales bacterium TMED191 genome, the window TGCAGGTATTGCTTACATTCAAAATAACAATTTAATTATTCAAAAAAAATCAGGAAAAGTTAAAACTCTTGAAAACTCATTNTCTNATAATTTAGNGTCAAATATCTGTATCGGTCATACNAGATGGGCAACTCATGGTTCACCCTCCGATCTAAANGCNCATCCACATATGTCCATGAACCAAAANCTGTCAATTATACATAACGGTGTCATTGAAAACTATTTGTCGATTAAAGAAGGATTAATAAAAAGAGGGTATAAATTTAATAGCGCAACCGATACAGAGGTATTAATTAATTTAATTGAAGAAGTTCAAAAAAATGAAAAAACTGATTTATTTAAATCAATCCAATTAGCTTTATCTCAAGTTGTTGGTGCATATTCGTTAGTTGTAATTGACAAAAACAATCCTCAAAAATTAATTGTTGCAAAAAAAGGCAGTCCTCTTTTAATTGGTGTGGGAAATAAGGAGAATTTCATAGCCTCCGACCCATCTCCTTTCGTGGAATATACAAAAAATGTAATCTATTTAAATGATGATGAAATTGCAGAAATTAGTCATGAGGAAATAATAATTAAGACAATACAGAACAAAAGTAAGACTCCATATATTCAAAAGTTAAATATTGAATTAAAAGCTATAGAAAAAGGAAACTATGAAACTTTTATGCTCAAGGAAATATATGAACAACCTCAAGCCATTATTGAAACACTTAGGGGCAGAATTTCCTCCGATTTTAACCTTGTACGACTTCGAGGTCTAAATGAAAATATAAACTTTCTAAAAACTGTTAAAAAAATTATAATTATTGCTTGTGGAACTTCATGGCATGCTGGACTTGTGGGAGAATACCTCATTGAAGGCATTTCTAGGATTCCAGTCGAAGTAGAATATGCCTCAGAATTTTTATATCGTGACCCATTGATTTCAACAAATGACATGGTTATTGCAATATCCCAATCAGGTGAAACTGCTGACACCTTGTCTGCGCTAAAATTAGCAAAACAAAAAGGAGCATTTGTTTACGGAATATGTAATGTTGTTGGCTCGTCCATTGCTCGTTCTTCCGGAGTTGGCACTTATACTCACGCAGGTCCTGAGATTGGTGTTGCATCAACCAAATCTTTTACTTCACAAGTAACTGTACTAATTTTAATTTCTCTTTTTCTAGCCAAATTGAAAAAAAATATTACAAACGAAGATTTTACAGATATTACAAAAAATCTTTTTTTAATAAGTGAAAAAATGAA encodes:
- the glmS gene encoding glutamine--fructose-6-phosphate transaminase (isomerizing); the protein is MCGIVGYIGPKNAVPIVLTGLKRLEYRGYDSAGIAYIQNNNLIIQKKSGKVKTLENSXSXNLXSNICIGHTRWATHGSPSDLXAHPHMSMNQXLSIIHNGVIENYLSIKEGLIKRGYKFNSATDTEVLINLIEEVQKNEKTDLFKSIQLALSQVVGAYSLVVIDKNNPQKLIVAKKGSPLLIGVGNKENFIASDPSPFVEYTKNVIYLNDDEIAEISHEEIIIKTIQNKSKTPYIQKLNIELKAIEKGNYETFMLKEIYEQPQAIIETLRGRISSDFNLVRLRGLNENINFLKTVKKIIIIACGTSWHAGLVGEYLIEGISRIPVEVEYASEFLYRDPLISTNDMVIAISQSGETADTLSALKLAKQKGAFVYGICNVVGSSIARSSGVGTYTHAGPEIGVASTKSFTSQVTVLILISLFLAKLKKNITNEDFTDITKNLFLISEKMKETLNNVHIDIKQLAKMYKNAKNFLYLGRGISFPVALEGALKLKEISYIHAEGYPAAEMKHGPIALIDKNMPTVIIATDKSNYDKVLINAEEIKARSGKLIAIVKEGDSKMSKIADHIIKIPETHQFLTPLLTTIPLQLLSYQIAKLRGCDVDQPRNLAKSVTVE